The following are encoded in a window of Arctopsyche grandis isolate Sample6627 chromosome 4, ASM5162203v2, whole genome shotgun sequence genomic DNA:
- the LOC143910632 gene encoding uncharacterized protein LOC143910632 — MRCLGLTSPPMLMGRPPHIGSPETMSASPEKHTSEDLSTSSSISPGSPSISRESFHHMSPPHMTTSGQKNYEDKTVGSQTRPEIQTGSLSNFSLSGILAKPNTSDSCTTPTDLSMMVSKGYPCPSSDYQNHRSQDNSEDDSDTEIDLTSHNVKDDIRQSVNHHYMNGNNGEVGPVLNEMVPNDLSMHCGKNNLH, encoded by the exons ATGCGTTGCTTGGGTCTGACATCGCCTCCTATGCTCATGG GTCGTCCTCCTCACATAGGATCACCGGAAACCATGTCAGCATCTCCTGAAAAGCACACATCCGAAGACTTGTCCACTTCTTCATCCATCAGTCCAGGCTCTCCGTCCATCTCCAGGGAGAGTTTCCACCACATGTCTCCTCCACACATGACCACTTCCGGTCAAAAGAATTACGAAGATAAAACTGTTGGCAGCCAGACGAGACCGGAAATACAAACCGGAAGTCTGTCGAATTTTTCACTGAGCGGCATCTTAGCGAAACCCAACACTTCCGACTCGTGTACGACTCCCACAGATTTGAGCATGATGGTGTCCAAAGGTTATCCCTGTCCTTCGAGCGATTATCAAAATCACAGAAGCCAGGATAATTCAGAGGACGATAGCGATACGGAGATCGATCTGACATCGCACAATGTCAAAGACGACATTAGACAGAGTGTAAATCATCATTACATGAACGGAAATAATGGGGAAGTTGGACCGGTACTCAACGAAATGGTACCCAACGATCTCAGTATGCATTGCGGTAAAAATAATTTGCATTAA
- the Hexo2 gene encoding beta-hexosaminidase 2 isoform X1, with protein sequence MGDSHKLLLVLGILFFIIGNGCSLISEKNGDGRHWLWKCIEGRCIRKLGSAGASVTQSSPESCRLVCGRHGALWPRPTGATTLADRVLTFHPSSLRYDLEYVPSASRDFMEGAIEIFNNNLVKECEGNCTLLSDTILSIHMTVNSDDLSLNWSTDESYSLDLSTKGKNITIQINAETVFGARHGLETLSQLVTSYKATSSVYSVPRIGLIIVSGAKIRDKPIYSHRGLMLDTARNFIPLPAILRTIDAMASTKLNVFHWHITDTQSFPLESPRVPQLVRFGAYSPEQIYHVKDVQHVIREAKQRGIRVLLELDAPAHAGAGWQWGPAAGLGDLAVCWQHQPWRQRCIQPPCGQLNPANPQLYRILADLYRDIAELFPPGEFFHMGGDEVFFPCWNATKQITDLLESRGMGREQADFIRLWAEYQATALRIYDEAAGSVNSPRAPPGSTLAPPPIILWSSHLTNPSIIENYLQKDRYIIQTWVPKDDPLPTQLLERGYKIIFSTKDAWYLDHGFWGSTQYHSWRVAYDNILPRFKSVLGGEVCMWTEYVDENNMDSRIWPRAAAVAERLWSDPSSSSKFAQARLARHRERLLRRGVNPEELQPFWCYQNEGECA encoded by the exons ATGGGTGATTCCCATAAACTTTTGCTCGTTTTGGGAATTTTATTCTTCATTATTGGTAACGGTTGTTCTCTCATATCAGAAAAGAACGGTGATGG CAGACATTGGTTGTGGAAATGCATCGAAGGTCGTTGTATAAGAAAACTGGGTTCTGCTGGGGCAAGTGTGACCCAAAGTTCTCCAGAATCTTGCAGATTGGTTTGCGGCCGACATGGAGCACTTTGGCCAAGACCAACAGGTGCCACGACCCTAGCAGACAGGGTCCTCACCTTTCATCCCAGCTCTCTCAG ATATGATTTGGAGTATGTTCCATCTGCATCAAGAGATTTTATGGAAGGCGCTATTGAGatcttcaataataatttagttAAAGAGTGTGAAGGCAATTGTACATTATTATCTGATACTATATTATCTATTCACATGACAGTGAATTCTGATGATCTTTCTCTGAATTGGTCTACTGACGAAAGTTACTCACTGGATCTTTCTACAAAAG GAAAGAATATAACGATACAAATCAATGCAGAAACAGTATTCGGTGCAAGGCATGGTCTCGAGACACTTTCACAATTAGTGACATCTTACAAAGCAACATCGAGTGTCTATTCCGTACCTAGAATCGGTTTGATCATCGTAAGTGGTGCCAAAATCCGTGATAAGCCTATTTATTCCCATCGAGGACTCATGCTGGATACAGCAAGAAACTTCATTCCACTTCCAGCAATATTGAGAACAATAGATGCCATGGCTTCTACAAAGTTAAACGTGTTCCACTGGCATATAACTGATACCCAAAGTTTTCCTCTGGAATCGCCCAGAGTTCCTCAATTAGTCAG ATTTGGAGCGTATTCGCCCGAACAAATTTATCATGTCAAAGATGTACAACATGTGATACGCGAGGCTAAACAGAGAGGCATACGAGTGCTTCTGGAGCTCGATGCACCTGCACATGCTGGTGCTGGTTGGCAATGGGGTCCTGCTGCTGGTCTAGGAGACTTGGCTGTGTGTTGGCAACATCAACCATGGAGACAGAGATGCATACAGCCACCTTGTGGACAATTGAATCCTGCCAATCCTCAATTGTATCGCATACTTGCTGATTTGTATCGGGACATAGCAGAACTTTTTCCACCTGGAGAATTTTTCCACATGGGTGGAGATGAG GTTTTCTTCCCCTGTTGGAATGCAACAAAACAAATAACAGATCTTTTGGAATCGAGAGGAATGGGTCGCGAGCAAGCAGATTTTATAAGATTGTGGGCTGAATATCAAGCTACTGCTTTGAGAATTTATGATGAGGCTGCTGGAAGTGTCAATTCTCCTCGAGCACCTCCAGGTTCGACGTTAGCTCCTCCACCTATAATATTATGGTCAAGTCACCTCACAAATCCTtctataattgaaaattatttgcaAAAAGACAG GTATATTATTCAAACGTGGGTACCGAAGGATGATCCACTGCCAACACAACTTTTGGAGCGAggatacaaaataatattttcaacgaAAGATGCATGGTACTTGGATCACGGATTTTGGGGAAGCACTCAGTATCATTCGTGGAGGGTAGCTTACGATAATATATTACCTCGCTTCAAATCAGTACTGGGGGGAGAAGTCTGTATGTGGACTGAATATGTGGATGAAAACAATATGG ATTCTAGAATTTGGCCTAGAGCGGCAGCAGTAGCTGAAAGGCTTTGGTCTGATCCTAGTAGTTCGTCTAAGTTTGCCCAAGCTCGATTAGCAAGACATCGCGAAAGACTGTTGAGAAGAGGAGTAAACCCAGAAGAGCTACAACCGTTTTGGTGCTATCAAAATGAAGGAGAGTGTGCTTAG
- the Hexo2 gene encoding beta-hexosaminidase 2 isoform X2, whose protein sequence is MGDSHKLLLVLGILFFIIGNGCSLISEKNGDGRHWLWKCIEGRCIRKLGSAGASVTQSSPESCRLVCGRHGALWPRPTGATTLADRVLTFHPSSLRYDLEYVPSASRDFMEGAIEIFNNNLVKECEGNCTLLSDTILSIHMTVNSDDLSLNWSTDESYSLDLSTKGKNITIQINAETVFGARHGLETLSQLVTSYKATSSVYSVPRIGLIIVSGAKIRDKPIYSHRGLMLDTARNFIPLPAILRTIDAMASTKLNVFHWHITDTQSFPLESPRVPQLVRFGAYSPEQIYHVKDVQHVIREAKQRGIRVLLELDAPAHAGAGWQWGPAAGLGDLAVCWQHQPWRQRCIQPPCGQLNPANPQLYRILADLYRDIAELFPPGEFFHMGGDEVFFPCWNATKQITDLLESRGMGREQADFIRLWAEYQATALRIYDEAAGTPPPIILWSSHLTNPSIIENYLQKDRYIIQTWVPKDDPLPTQLLERGYKIIFSTKDAWYLDHGFWGSTQYHSWRVAYDNILPRFKSVLGGEVCMWTEYVDENNMDSRIWPRAAAVAERLWSDPSSSSKFAQARLARHRERLLRRGVNPEELQPFWCYQNEGECA, encoded by the exons ATGGGTGATTCCCATAAACTTTTGCTCGTTTTGGGAATTTTATTCTTCATTATTGGTAACGGTTGTTCTCTCATATCAGAAAAGAACGGTGATGG CAGACATTGGTTGTGGAAATGCATCGAAGGTCGTTGTATAAGAAAACTGGGTTCTGCTGGGGCAAGTGTGACCCAAAGTTCTCCAGAATCTTGCAGATTGGTTTGCGGCCGACATGGAGCACTTTGGCCAAGACCAACAGGTGCCACGACCCTAGCAGACAGGGTCCTCACCTTTCATCCCAGCTCTCTCAG ATATGATTTGGAGTATGTTCCATCTGCATCAAGAGATTTTATGGAAGGCGCTATTGAGatcttcaataataatttagttAAAGAGTGTGAAGGCAATTGTACATTATTATCTGATACTATATTATCTATTCACATGACAGTGAATTCTGATGATCTTTCTCTGAATTGGTCTACTGACGAAAGTTACTCACTGGATCTTTCTACAAAAG GAAAGAATATAACGATACAAATCAATGCAGAAACAGTATTCGGTGCAAGGCATGGTCTCGAGACACTTTCACAATTAGTGACATCTTACAAAGCAACATCGAGTGTCTATTCCGTACCTAGAATCGGTTTGATCATCGTAAGTGGTGCCAAAATCCGTGATAAGCCTATTTATTCCCATCGAGGACTCATGCTGGATACAGCAAGAAACTTCATTCCACTTCCAGCAATATTGAGAACAATAGATGCCATGGCTTCTACAAAGTTAAACGTGTTCCACTGGCATATAACTGATACCCAAAGTTTTCCTCTGGAATCGCCCAGAGTTCCTCAATTAGTCAG ATTTGGAGCGTATTCGCCCGAACAAATTTATCATGTCAAAGATGTACAACATGTGATACGCGAGGCTAAACAGAGAGGCATACGAGTGCTTCTGGAGCTCGATGCACCTGCACATGCTGGTGCTGGTTGGCAATGGGGTCCTGCTGCTGGTCTAGGAGACTTGGCTGTGTGTTGGCAACATCAACCATGGAGACAGAGATGCATACAGCCACCTTGTGGACAATTGAATCCTGCCAATCCTCAATTGTATCGCATACTTGCTGATTTGTATCGGGACATAGCAGAACTTTTTCCACCTGGAGAATTTTTCCACATGGGTGGAGATGAG GTTTTCTTCCCCTGTTGGAATGCAACAAAACAAATAACAGATCTTTTGGAATCGAGAGGAATGGGTCGCGAGCAAGCAGATTTTATAAGATTGTGGGCTGAATATCAAGCTACTGCTTTGAGAATTTATGATGAGGCTGCTGGAA CTCCTCCACCTATAATATTATGGTCAAGTCACCTCACAAATCCTtctataattgaaaattatttgcaAAAAGACAG GTATATTATTCAAACGTGGGTACCGAAGGATGATCCACTGCCAACACAACTTTTGGAGCGAggatacaaaataatattttcaacgaAAGATGCATGGTACTTGGATCACGGATTTTGGGGAAGCACTCAGTATCATTCGTGGAGGGTAGCTTACGATAATATATTACCTCGCTTCAAATCAGTACTGGGGGGAGAAGTCTGTATGTGGACTGAATATGTGGATGAAAACAATATGG ATTCTAGAATTTGGCCTAGAGCGGCAGCAGTAGCTGAAAGGCTTTGGTCTGATCCTAGTAGTTCGTCTAAGTTTGCCCAAGCTCGATTAGCAAGACATCGCGAAAGACTGTTGAGAAGAGGAGTAAACCCAGAAGAGCTACAACCGTTTTGGTGCTATCAAAATGAAGGAGAGTGTGCTTAG